The genomic region TCTGGAAGTAAAGTGCATTACCGGGATTAAAGAAGCTTACCGTTCTATGtgttaattaactataataaaaatgacattaattgtAATCTTTCAATTATCATTATGTTATTACTCCATCGCGCGTGCTCGACATCATTAACAGCAGTCCTGTATGGGTGCACCGATGTGGCTTGAGTGTGACCACATTACTAGAGTTTATAGTCAAGACCAGCTCATTCATTTCTACGGCGGTGGTTAAGCAGCGAGTTATGTCCTTTTCAAGGAAAGCCAACCCTGGTCACATTTCTTAGATTTTAGAGTGAGCCATCCCTTTGTATCTAATTCTCTGTCTGTGGTAGTGAATAATGCAGATGCTACATTCAGAGTTGGGTCCCTCTGGACTGAGCAGGGGAGCAGCTGCGCCTAACAAGTGGAGCATCAAAACTGTCATGGCTCATTCTCTAGCAAGATAAATCAGTTTAAGCAGGACAACACCACACCACCCACCCTTTCCTTTTTTAACCAAACTCCTTCTGTCAGTTCATTCAATCCCTGATGTGTATGTTCACACAAATGCTATTTTACGGGTAAATACAAGTATCATTAATACggtatgtatgtacatttatgttatttacaaatttttttcacaaattcctattttttatgttattcatTAGTTTGTGCAGAGATATTTTTGGCTGttgtgttattgtttattaattataattttttttgttgattttgtcaACATTCCTAACTACAATACAtgtactattatatatatatatatatatatatatatatgtgtgtgtgtgtgtgtgtgtgtgtgtgtgtgtgtgtgtgtgtgtgtgtgtgtgtgtgttctctgcaATAAATTGGCCAGGCTATTACATGATTTTAGTgtcaaaaatattatgtatatatatatatatatatatatatatatatatatatatatatatatatttacatgaattcAACAATGATCTTAAACCACTTTGCAGCTcaaacataattatttacagaagaatgaatgcaattaatttataaaattataggTTTCACCTACTTGCTTCAAAAccctaaaaaaaataagaaaaagccCCATTCATTATCATCAGTGCCTTACATGGTTTTTTTTGGCCAAAGCAAGGTTTAAGCAAAAAGTCCAGCTTTTACTGTAACACTTTAGTTAagggaccagttctcactattaactagttgtttaGGGTACCTGATTATATTGACtgtatattagtatttataaagcacatattaatgccttattctgcatgaccatattttagatcccttaatccCACCTCATatctaaaatgaacaaataccttatttactgttaataagcagcaaattagaagttTATTGAAGAAGTCATCCCCAACCACTTTAATTTGACCACTTTTACTACAAAACTTGGCTAAGGTTCCAGGTCTTTATAATAgtttactgaaatgatttgtgtgcatttttttctaaatattgcGTTAATGCTAATGTCAGGTTTTTGGAGGGTGAGAGAAGGTGACACCGTCAGAGCAGAAGCCAATGACATGATGTACAGCACTGTAGGCGGACTGCAGAAAGTCCTCGGCCTGTCACAGCCAATGATTGATTGTCAATCACTCTAACCAAGCAACAAACTGGTAAATAAATTTGCCTTCAAGGGATTGCACTCTGGGTAGACTCTGCGTCAGAGCGGTGAAGCCTATAAAAAGCAACTGGTGCGCTCTGCCAGAGGCAAAGCAAATTCAACAGGCTTGCTGGGTTGTGTAGGAGGTTGGATATCAACTCAGAAAACACTCTGAAACTTTTTAAAGTCCTTCCTGGTGCGTGCCACTTTCTACAGACTTGGGTCGGTGATTGATAAAACGCTAGAATGGTATTAATGTTCTCGTGGCTCGAAAATCATTCTGTGTGTTTAACAGTAGAAGCACTGCATTAGTATGATGATTCTGGTCAAtcaatagcattttaaaatgttaggcTTTGCTCagtgcatatgtatatatatgcaaaatgcaaaataaggCATTTTCCAGATACAAAACTGCAAGTGACGCTCATGTTAATACAACAAGCTTCCTATGGAGTAGTGTGAATGCTATAGTTTgcttaatgcatgcatttgttatCTTGGTAGTGATAAAAATAGTAGTTCTGCTCTATTGGTGAAAACGTCCACCGAgacactgacaaaaaaaaaccgaCGTTACATTTCCGTGTGAGATAGTGCCACtgtaaactgttaaaaatgtcaatttaaacgACTGTCTTGTGAGAATCTATAAAGAACATGGCAGCTGCAATCTCTTTAATGGGCTCTGTATAGAGTCCATTATGCGCTTCCTCCATTTTGCCTTGTGGCAGGACCACTGCTGGCTCGACAGCACATTAGCCACTACCGGCCCGAAGTAGGTGGTGTTTTGTTACATCATAAAATGTTATGAGAGCTATTACAGAAAGCCATCATCCTCTGCCACTCCATTGAGATGCTCACAGAGATAGGCAATCAGGGCGGAGGGACGGGTCTCTCTTTTCCACAGCATTACTTACCAGGTAAGGGTCTTATATAAAGGCTTTCAGTGCCCGGGTACATTAAAACAGGTACACCATCAGGAAGCACAATTGTTTCGTGCGTCTTGAAAAGAACAAATGCATCTAGCGGGCAACATTTAGATTGATATTTGAAGATCTATACTAAAAGCATTGTactaaagcaaacacttttCTGACTAAATACTAGTACtcgtttttaaaacactgaaatgatcGAATCGTTTTCAGTTTGGCTATTTATTAGATATTAGTACTGATTCCAATAGTAACTATTGCAATAATGCATTGAATAACTTCCGCatatctgtcatttttttaattatattgggATCTGTGATTTGGAAATCAGTCTTCATTAAACTAGTTGTTGTTGATTCCAGTTCTACTAGCAATAGGTACTACTTATTATTTATTCGTAACTATTCAAATAGCTACTACCTATTTCAGTTTCCCTAGCACCAACAGAATAAAACTAGTGCGTGTTAATGATATGCTAGTGAGTACACCAGTCGTTACTATAATTGACAGgatcttttaataaatacagcTAAGCCGTACTAATAACTAATGGAATAAATGAAGGAATTATTGTATAATGaatagttattattaaaacCTTATTCACATTTTCTGCGTTCTCAGAAGCAGACGTTGTCATATTTAGGTAATTGAATGGAaactacaaattaaaaaaaaaaaaaaaaaaaaaaaaaaaaaaaaaaatatatatatatatatatatatatatatatatatatatatatatatatatatatatatatatatatatatatatagacccaATAGTAAAAGAAGATGCATTTCTGTGAGTTTAAAAgtggtaatatatatatatatatatatatatatatatatatatatatatatatatttttttttttttttttttttttttcatttgtagttTCCATTCAATTACCCAAATATGACAacgtcatatatatatatatatatatatatatatatatatatatatatatatatatatatatatatatatatatatatatatatatatatatatatatatatatatatacacacacacacacacacacacaatagatttgctgttaataaatgctgttaataaatacacagcCTACTAGTCAGAGGTGATTAGTTAACGTCTGAAGCACACCTATAGGTATACTAATAAGACTTTAAGAACAAGTGCTAGTAAACTAGTATTTTGAAAAACAGCATTCACACATTCTGCACACTCCCAgatactgtcatttttaaagaatacaaaCGATATACTAGGCCACCTGAAATACTATTAGTCCCTCTGAGACCCCGAGTGGAGAAGGAAGCGGGAAAAAAGTGTAAACCAAGTGCGCCGTCTAGTGGCGGTTTAAGGAAAAGCTGGCGCGTGACAGAGGCGTTGTGTTCAGCAGAGACGGCAGGAGATGCGAAAATGCGAAACTTTAGAGGAGAAACTTACGGTAAAAGACGTACTCAGTGTAACTTGACCATATCTTGTCGTCGGTGTGCTGGTTGACGAACGAGGCCGTCACCGACGAGTTACAGGCGACCATCTGGAAGCCGCACTCCGAGAGCATGTCGAAAGAGCGCTCCAGGTGCTTGAACTTGAGGTAAAAGCGGGACGTGTATCTGTCAGGGGTCCTGTCCGGGTCCCTGCTCTCGTTCAGGGTCTCGCCGAAAACTTCTTTGGCCAGCGCGATCCTCCCACAAATCATAATCCGCGGCACCCTCCGGAATTTGGCGTCGGTTTGACTCTCCCTGCCCATCGTGCAAGACCCGCGATATCCCACAGTGATGAAGCCGCTTTTTCTGTCGGCGGGGACGAGCGACGGCGGAGGGCACATCCGCTGGTCGCTTCCTTGAGAGCCGTCCTCGTAGTCGCTGTGGATGTATTCGTCGGGACTGGGCTTCGAGTCGTCCGGGGTTAAGAGTTTAACCAAGTCTGGCAATTGAAAGTACTCCGCTTCTTTCCTCAGCCTTCCCTTCTCGGGGAAGTGGTCGGGGAGGACAACTTGCTTGTCTCTGAGGTAGTCTAACACGTACCTGAACAAAAACCCATCCCGGTCGATAAAGTAACGACCTTTGGGGTCCCTGGCCAGATCATTCGACGCGTTGTTTTTAGGAGAGAATATTTTCCCCAAAAGAGAGCCGGGGTTGCTGATTAACGTGGTGTGGCGGGTATAATACACTTGCCCCCCGACGTTTAGTTCAATAACGTCTGGAAAGCTGTTGTCTTTAGCTCTAGAGTTTCCACTTAACGCCATCGTTTCGGTCATGGGTGCCCAAAAATATCCGTATTCGGAAAGTTCGCTCTTTACAGCTTCGGGGAGGGTTTGGAAAATACAGACGACGGACCGTGCACATTAAACGGCAATAAAAAGAGCATTTCAACCAACTGGTTGGAGCAGGTATCTTgcggttacaaaaaaaaaaaactacctcTTCTCGGCggatgaaacaaaataaaaaagggggTGAACGGCGGAGTATCCGAGCTGGAACTACAGGCGCACAGCGGAGAGTCGCTCCGCGAGAAGAAAGATCGGTTGCTCAGCAGCGGATGGACACGGCTGCTTATTCCTTCGCCTGAAAAAGATAGTACACGTGTACGCGAACGGAAGACGCTGTTTAAATTCCGCAAAAAgcattatctgttttttttcggTTAAGCGGCTCCAAAGTTCCTTGCGAGTTCAGCGGCGGTTCGAATCCAACTTTTAACGGCCGAACCGGATAGTTTCGAAAGAATGTAAttgaaaacagttcaaatcgCGTATTTTACAGCGGCCGGGGGGGTCGATCGATAATCCCAGCTGTTTAGAAGAAAATCCCGTCTTTGATCCTCTGACATAATCCCGGGGTTTGGGGTTTAGGAGCGAAGATCGTGCGGCGGCGCTCGCTCTCGGGGCTGTGGCGCGGGAAAATAACCGCCTCAGCTGTTGTTGCCTCAGCgggcgggaaaaaaaaaaacataatgggTTATCAAAAATTACATCATCTTAAAGGAGTATGCACGCGATGCTGTGGCGTTGCTGGCACGCGCGTCTGTGTGTGATATCGGCGTCGGCCAGATGTGTTAGCTATAGTTCACGCAGTCAGCATATTGATTGAACTATAGAAAACAAACGGCCTGGAATGGCGTTTTGGGCTCTCGTTTCTTATTTCAAGCGTACGCCAATGACTTACTGTACTTTTAGGGCGGAAGgagtgttgtgtttgtgtgaggcCCTTCACTGAAGGAATCCGGTCGGTTTCAGGACCATGGACAGCGGGAAGAAGGAGGAAAAAACTAGTATAATAGCCTACTCAATGTCGCAGGGCTCCCAAAGACCCCCGATTGTGACCATACCATTCTTAAAACACGACGCTCATGATGATATTTAGCACGGTAGTCTATCGCAATGATAATAATTAGCAAAGTGTTTATCTggaaaatgtttactttatgcTTTTTTCACTCACACTAGTAGAGAACGAGTCAGTAAAAGACATTTTGGGCAGCTTTATAGAGAACATTGGCTCACGAACCCCAGTGAGCAAGATAAAGGCGTCGGCGAGGATTTAGCATGATGCAAAACTTacagatgaaaaagaaatacCCGCTCCCCCCCCattaatttgttttcctttatgtgattgttgtttttgtggggttttttttttagactgtgACTGTCAACAGAGAggtattctaatatgctgcagCTTTGTAGCGTTTCCTAAATGCctgttttgattaaatcagAATAAACGGGgggtttttaatgaaaatgaaatattatcgCATATGAAAAAAGCATATAACACCATAACAATGatgttataatgtatttttccaCTCTGTTTTTCCATCaatattcagaaaaagaaaatatttctggTACTCCTATGTACCCTGCTATTGTGGAAAGTATACTACctactagatagatagatagatagatagatagatagatagatagatatagagagGAACGACAGTGCATTCATTTGAAAGTAGGCCATGAGCTGTattcataaatgcatgcatgcctTCACCTCTTGTATGCTGCTTCTTTTTCAGAAATACTGGAGTGTAGCAGTCGACTGGCTTACTTTAAATAGCTCAAACTCGACTCACGGCTGGCAGATTTCCTGTTGTTATTTCATGACTGTACACCGCGTCTCTGAAAGCATTGGCATTCTTAATTTTTGAGAAGCTTTGAAGGGCTCTCAGCAGGTATCTGTACGTATCAGACAGGCCGATTCCTCtcgcgtctctctctctcatatggGTCCTCAGAAGAATTGTCTTTGAAAACGCGAAGCCTTATGGTTTCAGGTAAACCGGATAAACAAGGCCAGGTAGAAGTTTGGCTTGCAAAAATCGAGCAGACGTGGATGAAGACTTCGACTTGTGATCGCAGTGTCTAGAGATCtctaatttaattgatttttatccattttgtatttttatacagcCATACCACTAAACGCATTAAAGCCAGTCCAAAAAGCGGTTCTAAAGGCACAGGTAATAGTTGACTTTCTGTGCTATCACAATGGTGCTCATTTAACTAATTGTTGCTTTTTGTTCCTATTTTAAGACAGAAGACCTCTTTTGTGTTAGAGTTTAGATACCAGGACATTTCTCTAGAGAGGCAATTATCCTGGAAGACTTTAATGTTCCCTGCGTGGTATTCTTTGACTAATGTATTTCCGAAGGTCAGTCAAAGGTCTTCAAGGGCACCGTTTCCTATAACAAATCAGGTCTAATTGATGTTAGGCACTAATACATAGCGGGGGCTAGCAGCTAGCTACAGGTAGCCAGCATAACTAGCTTAATGCGACTACATTTTTCGGTAGCTTGACATAAGTGACTGTGCTAggcaattttatttcaaacatgcGGCAGTATAACAGGCCAAAAcaattttggtatttttattgatttgtttgcaTGCACATCTTGCTGCTACTTGCACGTAATTACAGTACCTGgtaaattacagaatattttttactaaagaaagaacaaaaatgcaCGGCATTTGCAATACATTACATGCGTGAGGCAACGTAAGCAAAAGTTGTTTTATAAAACCTGCAATCCAGAGATGCGTGGTATTTTCGGGACGTAGCTGAAAATGCTTTCCTCTTTGTTTGTCAGTTGCCCTTTTGATTCGCTCTAATAAAAGCAATTTGTTTTAATGCTGCGAAACAAACATCCGAAATGGAACGCTGTGTTGTTTCTGCAGCGCTCTAAGAGTAAGAGGGAAACTGCTTCATTACAGGCTGCTAATTTGTTTGTTCCCTTTTTAAATATCAAGCGCCGAACGAATCGGAAAAATATAGAGGGAGACAGAACGAGGAGAAGCTCGTCTGTTCTGTGTGTCTTGAGGGAATTGGTTGTTTGATCTCTCAGTCGCTCCTTATCCACTGACCTGTACTCTGCAGGGTCAGGGCCGTACAAACAACTTATTTTAAGAAACACGGCAGAACATGATTCACAGAATGATCCATGTGATCTTTTGTCTCGGTGGTCAAAAAAACAAAGCGGTCATTTAGTCCTGTGACAATCATTACCTTCTATCGATTCGttatatttgatttcatattcATCACTATGAAATTATTGAGCAATATGTGTGCGTTCTTATTTTATGGCATGGCTGCGATATTCAAACAAAACTTGCCCTCTTTAATTTTCTCTGTATGAGTGTCAAGAGGATTGTGCGACTTATgcaatactgtaaataatttatgaTATCACTGAAGAAGACAGcacagagaaaatgaaatgtaagCATAGGAAATCTTCGGTTAAGTGCTGATCAGATACAGTTTAAGTCTTATTAATCCCTGTAGCGATTTGCTTTGTGCTTTCTGGTTTTTCTTGGCACCGCCCAACAACTGTTgcaaacatgcatgcacacacacacacacacacacacacacacacacacacacacagctaaacTAGGTCTGCCAGATTCTCAAGAGACAGGCTGCTGCCTCACTGAACATTAAGAGCACTATATAGTTTGCCCCAGCTCATAAACCACTGGCTGATAGAGGGTAAAACATTTGGCTTCGGtgctctctctatctctttctcaGCATCTGTTTTATGgcgcattcatttattcattggtCATATGCGGATCATAAAGGATTagttttctcaaaaatgtacatttgccGAAACCATACTCAGGCTATACAAGTTGCAAGTcgcatttatgtttttcatcaGAATAGACTTCCatcgcttgctcaccaatggatcctctgcagcgaacgggtgccgtcagaataagtcCAAAAAGCCACACAGTGAGTCCATCAATTGGCATCTTGTGAAAATCTGTGCgtgtgtaagaaacaaatccctcattaaaaatgctttaagtTTAACTTTAAACCTTTCTTTCGTAACAGCGTTTCCCGCAgtgaaataaacaagaaaaatcaCCCCAGTCGTCGCGACAAAATCCATCTGagaatccttaaaaaaatacGTCCCATTGAAAAACGACAGCGTGCAGATTTGAAATGGCATGAagtttctgtcattatttactaagCCTTATTCCCCAACCTTTTTGGTGAACTGCGCCTTTAACGCACTGCGGGGCCCATTATCAGCCGTGGTGAACCTGCAGGACAGTGCAGGTGTGGAAAAGAATGTGAGCAGCATATGCTATTTTAACAGCGCTGACACGCAGGCACGCATGCAAGCTGCAACTGCAGAAAATCACCGAGCGATCCGTAGATGTGCAAGTTCTATACATAACTTGATTCATTTGGCAAATATGACCAAATGTGGGACGAATAACATATGGGACAACATAAAGTGCATTGAGCCTCTGCATTACATACGCTTTAACTTTACACGTCCATAAACGTTCTTTAAATCTGACTAATAACCCGTTAGTTGTGTTTTGTCTGAATGGCGTTAAGCTTAATTTGTGGGCGGTTCCCTTACGTGAAATGTTGCTAAGCAACAGCTTGGCCCGGGAGAGGGGTGGCACCGCGTTCCCACGAAGCACCAGAGGGATTTTCTGTAATAAGCACgagtgctgtttttattttcctccATATgcttagcatttttttttcttaggcaGTGAAGGTTAAAGCTGtctaaaggtgtttttttctgatttcttcAACTCGCAAGAAAGCTGTATTGTTTACAGGTTCTGTCACCATTCACTTGTCGTTTCAAGAAGAACAAACGAAGACGTTTAAAAAGTGTCGTAGCGTTTGTTTGATTTTGGTCCGTAAAGTGAAATCGGTGGAGCCCAATGCTCTTCAAAATATTATCTTCTGTGCTGTGCAGAAGAAGGAAAGTGGCTTTAGAAGAACATGAGAGGGAGTAAATGATAAGGTCTGGTCATATTGATGATATTTTACaggttaaataaaaatccattatGAACTGCGTTAAACGAATCGTGTCGATTTTGAATCATACACACCCAGTTCAAGTTTTGGAGTTTCTTCTAATTAGCTGATGAGTTGAATGAGTCACGTTTAACAAGGGTTGGTTTTCCATTaaaacagcaaacaaacacTTCAATGAATCCGTGAATTGCCTTTTAAATGGTGTCAAAGATTTCattgaaatgtcaaaaaacatcaaaagtaTCTTACTGTTAATATCTGTGGAAATGCATCATCATAACCATTTGATGTATTTTGATCCTAAGCAGTATTGCTTACTATTTTTTAATGGATGCCAATGGAAGAAAAGCTTCACTATGCTAAATAAACAGCTTAATGAATCAACAGTCTTCGACATGTTTTACGCTAAACAATCATTTGGTTAGAGCTGCAATGTAGTGACTGACGCATGCGattaaaacactgtttacatttgttttgtttaaattagcAGAATGATACTTAATCTGAAATTGTGGCTTCATGTGCACTGAACGGTTCGTAAAAATCACACGTTTGATTCATCACATCATATCACCGCCTCACAAAGAAGCTAAAATTTTCTCATGAGATCAGGTTTAATCCCATTAGCATCTAAGAGAAAGACCCGCAGGAACTAAACGTCCGTGAAATGCGTACGCACAGCATTGTAAAACTCAATGATAAACGAGCTGCTGTACATACAGTGATGCAGTGCGTTTTTTTCCTACGATAAAAGCGTACAGCGACTATTTGAACACTCGAAACCGATTCGAATCGTTAAAACCGAAACGCCGCCTTGCTTGCGCCTTTTTTGCTTCTTCGCGATTCACATCCTCAGCGTCTCATTAGGCCGTAGTTTGCCGTTCCTGGCTTCTGCTATTTTTGGAGCCTTGGAGGGGATTGCGTGATTCACTCTCCGGATCCTAAACTAACTTTTTGTCAAGCTGCAGGTCTCCAGCAAGGAGCAGCTGATGATGAATTATTTGTTCGAGGAGGGTTTTAAGGAGGCCTGGTTGCCGCATGGGGTTAGACTATAATTGAGACAGAGCCGCAGCCACGGAGGGACTCTGCCGCTGCCAGCTGCGATTCCATTAGACGCTGCCATGGCCCTGTGCTACCCTGTCCTCGCGTCGCGCTGTTTTTCCCGTCACACTTCTCGACCCTGAAAGGCACAGCTGACGTGCAATTTGCAGCTTAACAACAGATCGCGCTGCACGGATTTCACTGGCGAACTCGAAGGGGTGTTGAAGCGCCGTGCCCTCGGCTACTGGATTTTTGGCATCTGGCTTTATGTGGGAGATAATTGTTTAGGGTAGCGAGGGAGCGCGCTCAGATGCATGCGCTAACAAACGGCTAACGCACACGGTCGAGCAGCTTCCTCACGGAGTCTAATGACTTATTTATTGGCTTTAACCCACACATCAGAACGGtttgaaatatgaatgaatgaagaggAGGAAACGAGTTCAAGCTCCGTTCCGAAGCGTAAACTTGTGAGAATTTCCAAAACGCGGGTTTTAAAGGAAACGGCGTGTTTGCAAACAAACGTGTGGCCTATTTCCACGGGTCTCCGATGCATTGGTTCGGAGCGTGGAATCGGAGTGAAGGGCGGCGCGCGCGTCTTTGtacctgctgaaaaaaacgGGTTGTTGTAATCTTCACGTACAGCCAGGCAATAGCGCAGGATTGAAGCACAACACATTAGCAGAAGGTAATTATACCAGAATGGCGATTCAGTGACCTAGATTTGTGCGCGCGCACACCGACGCTTTTcaattttctttcattaaacgagcagctcacccaaaaataaacattctttcatcatttcctcactctcgtgtctttccaaacccgcGTGAATTTCTTCTGTGCGTGGAACAAAAACAGGAGATGTTTTGATGAGCGTTCGCGGGGCTCTTTTCCATACCTGGTCTCATGACGTAAACGCAGAACCTGGTTTTGCGGAGTACCTGAGAACCCGTTTGACCCTGGAACATCATTGcgtttagccaatcagatttcaagaaccatttttgtgaagtttaggcttacaaacAGTGTTTACATCAGTGCCATTCGTCTATCATTTCCTCTCATTATAGACATTACTCGTGAgcaaggttaggtttaggtgtagagatatggtcaagactacatttttggattaaaatgctgttccaggatcaacaaaatatgttcaaaGGACGTGCTGACATAAACGTACATTGGTGCACACGAAATACGTACCCACAAGTACATATTATTGTACTCACTTGAAGCAGTAGAAGTCAtgcaccttttattccttttcacacaaattttgcatcattttagcatcattttaGCACACTTACTCCAAGAATATCATGCTATATTCttcataacaatattaatatgcaaggatatttgaaaacttttaGCATCACACGTATCCAGCTTCacatctatgggttttcatagagaCTTTTTTTAATCGACTGAAcgcaaaagaaaatatattttgaagaattctgataaccaaacagtttctAGTCCCCGTTAGCTTccgtttcttcttcttattcttcatcctcatcctcatcatcatgcATTTGAACGACAAGCAACTGTTATGTTCTTCAAAACATCCTCTTGAGGgcgtgtaaatgatgacattctCTACATGCTTATGAATTTGTTTTCATGAACAAATCATGATCGTTTATCATTTTCGAAAGCAGGTAGGAACAACCAAAATCACTCTTGCATTAATGATTGCTAACCTTGGGAGAGCACAGCTGCTCTTAGAGAATGCTTCGATTTTTATTAGAGTAATATTTGTCCGTACAAATCTATGTAGCCTATAGATAATGCAGTCGTTTGACTTGGTGTTGACATCTTCTTGTCAGTGCGAGAACAATGGCGGGAAATATGTCAGCGCCTTGAGGTGTGTCAGTGCCACATTGTTTATCACTGTTCTTGTGGAGTTTCTGAacctcaaaatgaaattttctgcagtgctgtcagcgcCTTTGACTTCTCTGCCTCCACTTTCTGAATATTTACTCCACATCCCACATGCTGCTGGCATCCACGTGCAGAGTGCGATGAAAGAATCAGGAGAATCCAAAAAGGG from Puntigrus tetrazona isolate hp1 chromosome 21, ASM1883169v1, whole genome shotgun sequence harbors:
- the kctd16b gene encoding BTB/POZ domain-containing protein KCTD16b — its product is MTETMALSGNSRAKDNSFPDVIELNVGGQVYYTRHTTLISNPGSLLGKIFSPKNNASNDLARDPKGRYFIDRDGFLFRYVLDYLRDKQVVLPDHFPEKGRLRKEAEYFQLPDLVKLLTPDDSKPSPDEYIHSDYEDGSQGSDQRMCPPPSLVPADRKSGFITVGYRGSCTMGRESQTDAKFRRVPRIMICGRIALAKEVFGETLNESRDPDRTPDRYTSRFYLKFKHLERSFDMLSECGFQMVACNSSVTASFVNQHTDDKIWSSYTEYVFYRGPSRWSSPPCDCCCKGHKGEGEGESGTSFNELSTSSSESHSEASSPQGTVIRGPVSRQTHVQTLDRPPKKGPVQHLLQQQQSEQRRKSDLLRTLTASSRDTSTCKKRPAKEKLTVEEELEKCIQDFRKIKIPEHFPERKYMWQADLLRKYRL